The DNA segment CCCCCCCACGGCCCCcttgatgctgctgctgcacggcTTCCCCCAAAACTGGTGGGTGACGGGgacttgggggggggaggggagggaggtgacACCCAGCGTGGGGGGTGACCGGAGGTGTTTCCCAACCCCTCCCCCCCAGGTTCTGCTGGCGTCACCAACTGCTGGAGTTCAGCACCCGGTACCGGGTGGTGGCCCTGGACATGCGAGGCTACGGAGCGTCCGAGAAGCCACCGGGCAAGGAGAGCTACCGGCCCGAGGTCCTCCTTGAGGATATCCGCGAGGTCATCGAGGTGCTGGGGACACCCGAGGGCCACACGGGTGCCACCGCCAGGCACCCCAAGTGCATCCTGGTGGGGCACGACTGGGGCGGCGTCTTGGCCTGGGAGCTGGCCGCCGGCCACCCCGAGCTGGTGGAGAAGTTGGTGGTCATCAACGCGAGTCACCGCGCCGTCATGGCCAGTAAGGGGTGGCACTTGGCTCGGGACATCGGGTGGCACCTCCGGTGGCCGTGGTGTGCCGTTGGGTGCCACCGTATGGCTGTGCCGTGAGAGCTGTGCCGTTGGGTGCCCTCCCTCGTGGCCATGTCTTCAGGTGCCACCTCCCGTGGCCATGCCCTTGGGTGCCATGTCTTGGCTGTGCCCTTGGGTGCCATGTCATGGCTGTGCCATTGGGTGCCATCTCCCATGGCCGTGCAGTTGGGTGCCACCTCCCATTGTTGTGCCGTTGGGCGCCAACTCCCGTGGCCACGCCATTGGGTGCCATCTCCTGTGGCCACACCATTGGGTGCCACCTCCCATGACCATGCCCTTGGGTGCCAACTCCCATGGCCATGCCCTTGGGTGCCACCTCCCATGACCATGCCCTTGGGTGCCACCTCCCATGGCCATGCCGTTGGGTGCCGTCTCCTGTGGGCATGCCCTTGGGTGCCACCTTCCATGGCCGTGCCCTTCCATGCCTTCTCCTATGGCCACGCCGTTGGGTGCCACCATGTGTGGCCCTGCCCCCAGACGCCGTTCCCCTCCTCGCGCCGCTGacgctgctgctcctctcctggcaCCGCAGGGTTCAGCGCCTGGCACCCATCGCAGCTCTTCCGCTCCAGCTACATGTTCCTCTtccagctgcccctgctgccggagctgctcctctccatggCCGACTTCGAGGtgggtccccatccccacctcgTCCCCCGCTTCCCACCCTCATCCCCACCCTCCGTGCCTCAAGCGCCGCTTGAGAACCAGGAACGAAGCTGAGGGTGGGGAGCGGGGATCCCCTCTTCCCcgatttggggctgggggctgcatcCAGACCCTTCTGGTGGCCCCGCAGCTCCTGAAGACTTCCCTGAACCCGGGGCGGCGGCTGACAGAGCCTGAGCTCGAGGCCTACCTCTACAGCCTCTCGCAGCCCGGGGGGCTCACACCCCCCATCAACTACTACCGCAACATCTTTGGGTAGGTGGCACCTCCCCGGGGGACAGCGGTGGGGGGCGCTCTCACTtaggggtgctgctggctcaggTCGTTTCTCTTTGGGTGCTGGATTTGGGGGCTTCCTTTGGGGGCTCTTCCTTTGGGTTCTCCTGGTCCGGATGCTCCCGTTTTGGGTGCTCCCATGGGGATGTTCCTCATCTGGATGCCCCCATTCTGGGTGACCCCTTTCTGGGTGCTCCCCTTTTGGGTGTTCCCACTTCAGGTGCTCCCATCAAGGTGCTCCCATCGGGATCCTCCCATTTCGGGCGCTCCCATTGGGAT comes from the Oxyura jamaicensis isolate SHBP4307 breed ruddy duck unplaced genomic scaffold, BPBGC_Ojam_1.0 oxyUn_random_OJ66262, whole genome shotgun sequence genome and includes:
- the LOC118159057 gene encoding epoxide hydrolase 3-like is translated as MLLLHGFPQNWFCWRHQLLEFSTRYRVVALDMRGYGASEKPPGKESYRPEVLLEDIREVIEVLGTPEGHTGATARHPKCILVGHDWGGVLAWELAAGHPELVEKLVVINASHRAVMARFSAWHPSQLFRSSYMFLFQLPLLPELLLSMADFELLKTSLNPGRRLTEPELEAYLYSLSQPGGLTPPINYYRNIFG